AAGaacataattttgtaaaatacaAGCTGCACATACCCTACCACGAGAGCCAAAGCACCCTGGTTTCTTGCTTCTCTAACAAGAATATCCTTAATGGACTTTCCTGTTAAGATTTGACCAGAAAGACCAACCTGAAATCCAAATAAACAACATAAGTTTTGTTAAGGGCATGTAGAGTCTACCCCCTCACGTTATGAGGTATTGTCTGCTTTTGGCTGTATGTGAGCCCTCATGGTTTTGTCCTTTGTAAAAGGTGTCTCAGTGAGTTGAGGAGTGTGAGTGTTGTATAGTATAAACTATACTTAGTCTCAATTCACAAGCCATGTCAGACTTTCAGATGTACCGAAACAGTTTCCCAACCCGGctattgaatttgaatgaaaaaatataagatgtaagaagaaaaaaaaaaaaacttttttctaTGTACCTTCTTCATATCACACAAGCCTTCATAAACCTCTAAATAGCCATCTATGAGGCTCTTGTTTTTGGAAACATAATCTGCATTAAAAAAGTAACTTATTTCACTACTAAGAATGACAAAattaaagggaaaaaaaaaactaaaaatacataaaagttGTGAAATTGATTACCTGAACTTTTAGTTTTAACTACATGTATAGCAATAACAGAATCACCAGGTTGAGCAACTTTAATAATAGCCCAATTGAGAAGCTGTCTGCTTTGGTTATCTATTCTAATCCCAACAAGAACAAATCTCTTTTCAACTGTCATTgtgttgttctgttttgttaTGTTCAATCCCAAAACATCTCTTGATTCATTTCCTCCAGGTTCTTTTCTGAACCATCTCATATTCTCTGTGAAACATAACTACTATCATGGTTAAAACTTGAATCTAACACATGAGAATACTAAGAGATATATTTATGGCAAGAGAGAGAGGGGGGTGAAAAGTactattgaaaatgaaaatcacATGACATATTGAATGTAAATAACAGTATTATTATTACATCACCACCAATAGAGTCCTTCAATATTATTGAATGTGAAATTTATGGCattaaaatattgttgaaaaaaaagacaagaaacgacaaaattgtttttatgGAGACATGCTTTATTTAACTGAATTTACCGGTGAATTGCATCACAGCAAGCTTACCTGCTTcaactaaattaattaattaaatttcttgaatagaaatagaaataacGAGGAGACAAATTAggttttgaagaattttttaaaaaaaaaaaactaagaagaagaagaaggaagtgTTGTTAAGGGAAAAAATTGCCGCGAAAAGAAAGGATCGTGAGATGTATTTGTTTTGTTATGtgttgttttgttgttgattaattaattaattgattaattaatgataatgataaaacAATAACCGCAAGTGAAGATTTGTTTAGTTACGGAGAGTAGAGTGTAACCGGACATTTTAGTGGGAAAGCCTTGATAACCGGTCGTGTTACATGAACCGATGGAACACGATTCTTACGGGGACTCAATAATCATACTTATTATATTGCATTTCATATTGTTGAAACACTTGCAGGATTGGTTAGTGGTGTAcactgcatttttttttttaaaatagcacTAATATATCTGATAACAATTGGCTAATCGCttcacaatttttttgtcaagttatttaatggctaaaaatttcatcattaaaatgaataaatgagaTGATTGAATTTCAAACTCTGGCTAAGCTCACGGAACGCTTCACACAAAATTTTATAACTGTGATTTGAGTTTAATGTTTTGgttagtattttctttttttttaaggatgtttaaattacattttggtttttttaatgtcaaaatATACACTATTCTTCTCTATTATgtaaactatatatattatagaaaaTTACACAATTcaccgatcgttagttggttcagtggtgattgacgctgaactttgTAGGGAGAACCAcgattcgatcccccgcaactgcgattggaagggggctggaaccacttgatgacaGAACTgaaccccgaaccagattaaactggtggtgaaagcaaaaaaaattacacaattcTTTCTAAACTACCACTTGGTAATTTGAAAGTATTTATCCAacaaacaatgaaaacaaaccATTAGCATGCGaaataaaagtttgttacaagttacttatttaatttgttcTCATTAATTATTGGATAAATACGTGGAAAATATCAAAGGGTCGGATAAGTTTTACCTTCAACCCTCTTAAAGTAAGCTTTAATTGtacccgtgagcttagctcagttggtagggacatcgcactatatgtgcaggagcccgggttcgaacccgagacactccacttattcacctttaaggtggattttctagccactagactacttgacaaaaaaaaagtaagctttaatttcattcatctcattttttttacatcaaaaaTATCCTTCgcgcgcaactgtagagaataatTTCACGCACCGGTCAAGGATCGAACCCAAGACCAAATTGATTAAGGGACTCAAGTATCTACATCTCACTATATATTAAAAACTATATTTCTCTAATTTAATAAACACACTTCACTTTAATataggtcctttaagttttttggATAATAGTTAGATCCTTTAACATTTTTAAGTAATATATATGTCTTTCTAACATGTTGCACCATTATAATTTCAATTAGCCTATATTACCTTATTGCATCGTAGTTGTTAACGTTGACTTCCACCATAGTGAGTACTAATATAAATGTTGTGTGTTtcggttttatttttaataattttgagtttgtattgcatcgatgtaccctatcaattttaatttttttaagatatacctaatcaatttaaatgaagaaataCAATTTGTTGAGTAAAAAAAGAAGTTGAAGTTAGGAATATTGCTGGTGAATAAAAGATTCCCGGTGCACATATTTAATTGAGAATTTTTATGCTTTATATATATTCTGGTGGTGTGAATTTGTTAATAGAACCAAACAAAAAGGACCAATGTTTCACTAACTATATATGCTTTATTGCAGCCACCGCTCAACAAGAATGTAACAGTACTTGTAGAGATCCCCGTGTGATAAATGAATTTGTCACTTTGAACATGTTAGTTACggtagtttaatttttatttttttaggctgcaatgataatgatgattaatCTTTGTTAAGAAATATGTGAAGCACATAAAATGTAACTTTTCCTTCCAACTAAATTTTTTTCTGGCACGCGAGTCGGAAATTAAACTCCTGATCATATGGTTAAGTGACCCAATATTCTTTgccacaaatttttttttggtacatacatGTTAATTACTAGTTTAATAAGGTTGCTTTACTAGATAAACTTGAGACTGGCAATGAAATTAAAGTTGAACACGTTAAATAATCAGATTCTTTTACTTGCTCCACTAATTTTCAAAGTCTAAACTATTACCTTTCAGGTTTCAAGTTGAATACTTGCCACGTTTTCTTGTTCTTTGGTGAGAAAATATGAGACTAGTAATCTTTTGCATTATCTTATATATTAGGTACAACAGAAAATGGTAcgtttttgtttggtttgttgTGACTGGAGTTTATTCTTTTTTtctattgaaataaattaaacGGTGATATGATATGTATGCATCCGTCATAAAATAGCTAGAAAAGTAAAACTACAGTTTAATATTGCTAAAGTCATTagataattttgaaaaacataTAGAATCTGAATAAGAAGTTAAAAACCAATTAATATAAAGTCATCTATGATAATTATTATCTCATGATAGTACAAAAGACTGAATGAACGGTCTAATTGGAAAAATAGCACTAgtattattttcatttgttcCCTTCTTCCATTGgtcaacttaatttttattttaaataaggaaaatcAACAAgaatacaatttttaaaaaatataaaaaccaaGCAGTTCATGCCTCACAATCGCAAGGGCTCCCCACAGATTCTATAAACAGTACATGAGATTAATGATGTTATGGCCTACAGTCTACTCAACAATTGGAGTCAAGTATAAGAATTATTTGTTGGAAGAATATTAATGATTTAATGGGATAAGccctattacattttttttttaaaagaaaaacaccAACTATAAGCATAgcattagattttttttatttacaaaagcATAGCATTAGATTAGATGgtgtcaattttaatttttttttttaaaaagccaaaatatattaataagaagTAAGTATATAAGAAGTGCCAACAAAATACGTACAAagtgtttgtaccaaaaaaaaaaacgtacaAACTGTCACACAAGATGGGTCAAATTCTCAATAAGAAATGACCTTAAGCACttttgtggcaagtgtgagtggttaagtctcacattgtataaaaaagtggaggttgaacactttataagtgagaggacccataaacctaacaccttaatgttttgggttaaagtatggtgtccaactcacttgtagaatTGTTCTTAgacccaatgtggatgatcctcctggctgccccctcgtgatgacccaacagtggtatcagagccgaagGTTCGACGAAGAGTTTGACCAGCTCCTTGTATCGAAAATATTCTTGACAAACGGTGGTCAAGCGACGGGTCCCATTGAGCAATGTGGGTaacggcggtacaagtgtaggatAAAGAAAGTTTCCGCTTGATGGGGGAGCATATCCAAGaatggatggactcacacttgagagggagattgttgtggcaagtgtgagtggttaagtcccacattgcttagaaaagtggaggttgaacactttataagtgagaggacccataaacttacaccttaaggttttaggttaaagtgtggtgtccaactcacttgtagagttgttcttagacccaatgtggatgatcctctgactgccccctcgtgatgaccaaCAACAACATAGGCGAAGACGGCCAGGTATAAACGTCATAACAAAATCCCTTTTTTCTAAGCACAGCATAGACAAAGACCACCACCAAGACGTCGTCTTCACTTGATCAAAAAGTTGATCACTCTAAggtacgtacccggtaccggtactctgTCTAAAACGGAGTACCCGTGTAACATAGACTATGTTGCATAGGTGCgagtacggtaccggtatctgGTACTAGTACCGATACGTGGTAcgataattttaaaaaaactaaggtACAGGTACGCTcgtataatttttattttaatatagttatatagttaaaataataaaattatattcttaaagcaaatacttaaatataaaaaatagcaaactttaaaagtagttatattGTGGTTTACACGTTTAGGAAATTAGAAATAGTAGTAAGACTATGCGgctctacttttaaaaataaataaaaaggaaagAAGACTGAATCgattctaattttaaactaaagtgaatctttattaaaaaaaaaataaacaaataaaaaaataatgggattggaaagtgttgcaaaaaaaatgagaatagtTTTTTATGAATTATGTACCACGTGTGTACTCTGAGAGTACCACGCGCGTACCCCGGAAGTACCACGCATGTACCcgcatgaaaaaataaaaaaataaaaaaaactcggTACTTTGAGGGTACGTACCAtgggagtaccatacgcgtaccaGTACCCGatacgtacccggtaccggtactctgTCTAAAACGGAGTACCCGTGCAATATAGATAGAAAGCTCATCATTATTAAACAATCGATTATTCCTTTCCTTCCGGAGGGTGTCACTAAGGCAATTCATGTAGCTTTTCCTGTTTGAAATGGCATCACCGAtgtctaatttttcattcaattttcattttaattagtaccttcattttttataaaattcagaGTTCAAATACACTTATTTTTATCATAGACAAATATCAATGATTAATTGGTTAGAGAGCGGAGAAATTGTTAGCATATGAGATTATCAACCTCCTTAAACTATTTCAGCGTCCTAACACATACCATTGATACATGTGTTTTAAGAGCATGCACATCGGTTATGTTTACTATGGCTACACAAAAGCCAAGAACATTGTTGTCAGGTTCCTTATCGATATTTCTCTTTTACTTCCGTTCTCCAAATCAAAGGCGTTGCCTTGCATAGCAACGTTTCTTTTGCTTCATTCTagactaaaataatatataaatataaaaaaagtagtGTTGTATTGTACCAAATAATTGGGAAATATTTTGAGTTTAGTGgaccattttagaattttttttattatatggatatttaaaaaatatggttaagttgtttaaataatttagaAGTGTACAATAATATAAAAACTTAAATATGATTCATTTAAAGAACTTAAATAGGTGTTATGGATGTGGATGAGATTTTGGCTGTCCTATGCAAATTATAACTTTGGTGTCCGTAGAAttataaatatacaattttaaagaaatgttaaaaattatacttttaattGTTAGAATCTCTTCGGTAATTTATAATTCTTCAAATAGATTTAATTATCAATATCATATAAGAATCtaagtctattttaaaatttaagtataatatataattatttaatttatctattttaacaCGCATGCACTGGTACACGCACATACGTACACAATACaagaaaattttataataattcaccaacaatcaaaactcaaaataaaGAGAACTTTATATTAATTCACCAACAAatacaagaaacaaaaataaaaacatgtcacaatcaaaataaaaaacatgtaaAGAAACCATATAAAATAAATCGTGATGCCTCTCACGCAATGCTTATTTAAAGTCATTTGTTTGATTGACGTCCCTTAAGTCTTAAGGTAAAACATAATCTTCTAGAGCTTCTCAATTTCCTCTAAATCTTCTTTCACCATATGCTCTATGTAAAAACCCTAAACATAATCTTATTAAAACATAATGTTATTAAAAACCCTACACATAAATCTATCTATGTAAATGGGAGAACCATTCACTCTTTGTTCATAACTCATTCATATTCATTCTTCCACTGCACTCTTCAAACATactacattaaattttttttcaatttcattgctATATATCTTTTTCAGGGGAGCAACAAAAACAACCCCATACAACAATGTTAACATATGAGAAGGTCTCACACTAGTCTGTTGCTTGATTTTTCAATCCTTTTCAACTCAATCTTACCCTTtctaatcttcttcttcttttcttgtttttggCTCTTGTTGATATCAAATCTATGTGAATGAAACAGTTATAACAAAATCATTTAAGGAATCCAAAATTTCAAACCAATCTAAAGTAGTAAAAAGAAGGCATATATTGTGCAGAGAATGCAGAGAAAGTAAAGGGAAAGATTGTCTCCCATGAAGTTTTTCTCCCATGAAGAGCATATGGTGGAAGAAGATTTAGAGGAAATTGAGAAGCTCAAGAAGGATTATGTTTCACCTTAAGACTTAAGGGACGTCAATCAAACAAATGACTTTAAATAAGCGTTGCGTGGGAGGCAACTCACGATTtattttatatggttttttttaCATGTTTTTCGTTTTGATTGTTGTTGGAAAAACATGACATAGAATTATTACATTAatataaatcaaagaaatattagaacaaataaatatggtgcataacaaaataaaattgagaagaagaaaagttTATCGAATTGTTGATTGAGGCGTGCAATCCACTgagcttaagagtatttcgtcACCACATGTATGTTAACTGATGCGGTTGGTCTCATGGCTAATACCCTCCAGAATACAACAGTCACTTCTTGCTAACACCGAACGTGAATTAGCAAGGTATTATAGAACTACTTTTGGATGCTCATGAAAACTTAATATTATATGAATGGGTGATGTTAActtgtgccttaagggcacatgttaagctatcTAAGAATAGAAATATAGGATTTAAtaatacaaagaatttaatgtttagagaattaAATACatcacaagttcaataaattttttccacatttatcttcttaacatgtgcccttaaaggcacatgttaacattctcctatattaattatttacacACAAtgtttattttctctcttcttcccTCTATGTTTCCAAACCCCCGCAcgtctattatatatatatgatccaTTAAGCCTTGATAAAGCCAACGATTTTGTTATTAATTAGGATTAAAAGGCATAACCGAAAAACACTTTTAATTAGAATTATAACCGAGTTATGCCCAATAAATAGAAACAGCTATATTGACCAAGTAACAAATTAAGTAACGTGTTattcaaaaaacaaattaagtaaCGTGCATCAAATCATCAAATggttaataataaatatatcaaaatgaactttaaaataaattattagataaaatatccaacaattgttacatgtttttatttttgtttcttatatttgtTGGTGAATTAATATAAAGTTCTCTTTattgagttttgatttttgattgtTGGTGAATTAATATAAAGTTTTCTTGTATTGTGTacgtatgtgcgtgcgtgcactatAGTGTGTGCATGCGtgttaaaatagataaattaaataattattatagttaaattttaaaatagatttaaatTCTTAAATTCTTATGATCTTGATAGTGAAATCTAtttgaagaataaaaaattattaaagagaGATTCTTTTTTTGAACCAAATTAGAGAGAGATTCtaataattaaaagtataatttttaaCTTTCTTTAAATTGATATATATTAATAGTTTACAAAAGcaataaataaaacaataattaGTATAGGTTGccattcttttttttggtaagggtATAGGTTACCATTCTGAAATGCCGTGATAAAaactgttattattattattattattattattattattattattattattattattattattattattattattattattattattattatatctatgttaataaactttttttaaatatatgtgttaCAGAATGGCGGAAAAACACTTTTCGCCTTATCAAGGCGTGCAGAAAACCGTTAATCCATCACTTGGTATTTTTGAGCTGAAAGATACTTCTAAGCTTGACGATGATTTTATCGGTTTAACTCCAGTAACAACTATTGCGGGACTCAAGGCCTGCAGTGCGGTAGCTGTCAAAACCTTTTGTCATGTGCAACCGCGACATTTTTTACGACATATAGTTGTGTGTTTTTTAAAATACTGATtgaattttcataatattttcagGAAAAGACCTTTGCAATTTTTGCTACAGTGAAATTTATAGTCGACGGTAATTGGTGGTACCTATCCTGTGGATGTCATCAGAAGGTGTATCCAGACACACGCATGTACTTTTGCACTAGGTGCAATAAGCATGTCATCAATGTGTATCCAaggtttattttattatatttatatttatattattattttattacttaaaaaGGAAACGAGATATTTAATGTAgttgtttattttaataacaAATAGGTACATCATCAAAATCAGAGTTATTGACTCTACTGATGAGGCAAATTTTGTCATTTTGGATCGTGCTGCTGCTAATCTCTTCAATAGATCGTGTAATGATATGATTGAAGATTTACAAATGGTATGTAGAATAACTTCGTATAAttattgtgtttgtgttttttttaaacaagtaaacattatttaaattgtatatcttccaaataaaatactaatgattctttttttttttttaattagggAAATAACCCAACTGACATTCCAAAAGAGATCGGAGATATGGTTCAGACATCATACATTTTTATGGTTCAAACAAGCATTGGTGCTTCCAACGTTTTGGAAAAAAGTTTTACGGTGAAAAAAATTGCTTCAAACCCTGCTTTGGTGCCCAATTTCAAGGCAAAATATGAAGATTCTGTGGTTAGTGAATCATAAAAATCAACATATTAAAGAATTGATCTTTAattaatgtgtatatatatcATATGTAACTCTTTGTTTCTATTGTCATAGATAAAAAACATTGCAAATACTGATGAGATCGTGGTTATCGATGAAGATGAgaatgtgattgttgatgatggtGTTACTCCGATATGTGATAGTTCTGCCGTGGAAGCTGGCGACGGTGATTTAGAAAACAATGTTGACCTACTAAAGGACAATGTGCTTTTTACTCATGCCAAGAGAACATATGCAGCCAATGATACCAACTAATATGTGGCATGAtcttttaagttattttttactcattttgAGACTTATTTTATTTGGGATTACTTTCAGTTGAttgttgttgaatatttatggatgatttaaTCGTGTTTGATTATGGTGTTGTTGGTTTTggtttatcatatttttttcgGTTTGAACCTATCTTATGTCGTGATAATTAATTTTCATGATTATCAATAATGTCATTTTGAGCTTAATTCAATTGACcaaatatatatgaaaatatgttttttttcttcgttacaaatttagactaaatatgTCTTGATTTTCACTTATATTTGAAATCTGAAAACGTACAATTTTTATGaagtatgacttttttttttaaagaaatactATAGAATATCTgaaagaaactaaaaataaaaatattgcgTAGAAAATACGCTCTTTCatacttttaacattttttttatgaatatttgTACAAAAAGTCAATgatcaaaaaagtaaaaaaaaaaattagtggtaaaaataaattatataaacacgttttttttaaaataagaaatattGTACAATGTTCCAAGTTACTctctccggacacaaatataagaaaaaaacatttcaaattttggacacaaatataatGAGGCGTACCCTTTCTAAGCCTCATTTAATGCAAATTTTCAAATGCTTTGCTCACATTCATCCTcacatatttgtatttattgcTCACTAAtaatatgtagtttttttttccggaaattgttattaattatttatataatttttttttacacaaaaaattcaaataatcaaatatataataatataataatatataaaagggaATTGATTATTTACATTCAATACAAATTGATACTATACATTTGAGGCTTATTTTCTAAGCCTCATTTAATGCAAATTTTCAAATGCTTTGCTAACATTCATCCTcacatatttgtatttattgcTCAATTTCAAATGTTTTGCTCACAATCATCATTCAATATTTGTATTGAATATAGatatttaaaaaggaaatatgttaactaattttttttccgagATTTGTCACAGCATCTGTATTATGACCGAGATTTGTCACTAATTGTAGGATATACTATAAAACAGGAATATATGAGATTGCTCACTAAtaatatgtagtttttttttccggaaattgttattaattatttatataatttttttttacacaaaaaattcaaataatcaaatatataataatataataatatataaaagggaattgattatttacattcaatacaaattgatattgctaggcataatttttttttccggcaattgattattctatatattgacattcatatatttgtccatttaatttaatttaatttttttttcccggAAATTTGTCACAACATCTGTATTATATTGATAGACAtaatatgtagttttttttttttcggaaattgttattaattatttatataatttttttttacacaaaaaattcaaataatcaaatatataataataataatatataaaaagggaattgattatttacattcaatacaaattgatattgataggcataattttt
This portion of the Trifolium pratense cultivar HEN17-A07 linkage group LG3, ARS_RC_1.1, whole genome shotgun sequence genome encodes:
- the LOC123913066 gene encoding uncharacterized protein LOC123913066 — its product is MIEDLQMGNNPTDIPKEIGDMVQTSYIFMVQTSIGASNVLEKSFTVKKIASNPALVPNFKAKYEDSVIKNIANTDEIVVIDEDENVIVDDGVTPICDSSAVEAGDGDLENNVDLLKDNVLFTHAKRTYAANDTN